Proteins encoded in a region of the Syngnathus typhle isolate RoL2023-S1 ecotype Sweden linkage group LG20, RoL_Styp_1.0, whole genome shotgun sequence genome:
- the col11a2 gene encoding collagen alpha-2(XI) chain isoform X4 gives MDIANCPFRKKRRPWSPDLPSVALVALVLAVCQSTLAQAEPVDVLKAMQVTTLPEGVKKVPGFCTSRRSSSPDHAYRISKKAQISAPTKQLFSGRFPENFSIMALVKAHAGLQAFLLSVYSEQGVQQLGVELGRSPVFLYEDQHGKPAPEDYPLFKGVNLADGKWHRIAISVSKKNVTLMLDCKKKMTRALPRSNKAEVDTNGITVFGARLLDEEVFQGDIQQLLIAPNAQAAYDFCEHYSPDCDSPLPKTQAQDPNTYKKATPIKTAAKAKPTPAKPAKGGSFKIVKPPHPNKAPKSSTAKPPKSKPTAKPTAKATAKPTATAVFLSKIKTTSAAQVKTTSAPAKSAKVAVEKKTNGKALVGKTAQTSAEVKGNGKVVVEKKVGGKSSAEKKAASKAVEVKEVKVKVNGKTESKVSGEAKATSSGKVTVVEKKGAKTETTTKTKTVVKIEKTTVSAATSASKVEATKTPKATKAAKAEPTKASKTSQVKSEVKVKTVISKIPVVKPTVSKSMNAVVEKSSVVKKVLTTAAPVRPTPPRPTKSKAVLDMNIKSLHKPFPPFDKTALSGTGVPVKKYESGYQQAAIRGQKGEKGEPAVLEPGMLIEGPPGPEGPAGPTGPSGTSGPPGSVGDPGERGPPGKAGLPGADGVPGPPGSSVMLPFRFGQSGGDKGPAVSAQEAQAAAILSQARMALKGPPGPMGFTGRPGPLGNPGSHGLKGESGDPGPQGPRGTQGLMGPPGKAGRRGRAGADGARGMPGETGNKGDRGFDGLPGLPGDKGHRGDTGSLGPPGPQGEDGERGDDGEVGPRGLPGEAGPRGLLGPKGPPGIPGPPGVRGNDGPVGPKGNLGPQGEPGPPGQQGTSGTQGMPGPQGPNGPPGEKGPTGKPGLPGMPGADGPPGHPGKEGPTGTKGNQGPNGPQGAIGYPGPRGIKGEQGIRGLKGHKGEKGEDGFPGIKGDFGVKGERGEIGVSGPRGEDGPEGPKGRVGPPGELGPLGPIGEKGKLGVPGLPGYPGRQGPKGSLGSPGFPGSNGEKGTRGLAGKAGPRGQRGPTGPRGQRGPRGATGKPGAKGTSGSDGPPGPLGERGLPGPQGANGFPGPKGPPGPPGKDGLPGHPGQRGEVGFQGKMGPPGPPGVVGPQGPSGETGPLGERGHPGPPGPPGEQGLSGPSGKEGTKGDPGPPGGPGKDGPPGLRGFPGERGLPGTPGGGGLKGSEGPAGPPGPAGSPGERGPAGTAGPVGPPGRPGPQGPPGNAGEKGVPGEKGPIGPAGRDGVQGPVGLPGPAGSPGGPGEDGDKGEVGEPGQKGAKGGKGEHGPPGPPGPMGPVGQPGPAGADGELGPRGQQGPFGAKGDEGSRGFPGAPGPIGLQGLPGPPGEKGENGDVGPLGPPGPPGPRGPAGPNGADGPQGPPGGLGNPGSSGEKGEPGEAGPPGIGGEPGKKGPRGERGEKGEAGQPGTAGAAGGRGRPGDDGPKGNPGPVGFPGDPGPPGEVGPRGQDGAKGEQGENGEQGESGSPGPPGENGSPGPPGKRGPAGTRGPEGRQGEKGTKGETGALGPPGKTGPVGPQGQPGKTGTEGLRGLPGSVGEQGSPGPAGPKGPPGPVGPPGLLGLRGDPGAKGEKGHPGLIGLIGPSGEQGEKGDRGLPGPHGTGGPKGETGMPGGTGPLGPAGPPGLPGPQGVKGAKGASGGSGPKGEKGVPGAPGLPGPPGEVIQPLPIQRSPKSKRSIDASQMLPDLEMPASDTAGTEFLMPSEGMEEIFGSLNSLRQEIETMRFPMGTQDSPARTCQDLRLSQPELQDGEYWIDPNQGCSRDSFKIFCNFTSGETCLYPNKNINMVKMDSWKKETPGSWYSEFATGGKFSYVDSDGEPVGVVQLGFLRLLSVVARQNLTYHCHRSVAWADQSAKDNHDRALHFQAANEEELSYETNPYIKALVDGCSYRKGFDRTVLEINTPQVEHLPLLDIKVSDFGESNQQFGFEVGPVCFQG, from the exons ATGGATATTGCAAATTGCCCCTTCCGGAAGAAACGGAGGCCGTGGAGCCCGGACCTGCCCTCCGTGGCCCTTGTGGCCCTGGTGCTCGCGGTATGCCAGAGCACCCTGGCGCAGGCAG AACCCGTGGACGTACTGAAGGCCATGCAGGTTACCACCCTCCCTGAGGGCGTGAAGAAAGTCCCGGGCTTCTGTACGTCCCGCCGCTCCAGCAGCCCCGACCACGCCTACCGCATCAGCAAGAAGGCCCAGATCTCAGCCCCCACTAAGCAGCTCTTCTCAG GTCGCTTCCCGGAGAACTTCTCCATTATGGCGCTGGTGAAGGCCCACGCCGGTCTCCAGGCTTTCCTGCTCTCAGTCTACAGCGAGCAGGGCGTTCAGCAGCTGGGCGTTGAGCTCGGCCGCTCGCCCGTCTTCCTGTACGAGGATCAGCACGGCAagccggcccccgaggactacCCGCTCTTCAAGGGCGTCAACCTGGCTGACGGCAA GTGGCACCGCATTGCAATCTCCGTGTCCAAGAAGAACGTGACACTGATGCTGGACTGCAAGAAGAAGATGACCCGAGCTTTGCCTCGTAGCAACAAGGCCGAGGTGGACACCAACGGCATCACCGTTTTCGGAGCCCGCCTGCTCGACGAGGAAGTGTTCCAG GGAGACATCCAGCAGCTTCTGATCGCCCCCAACGCTCAGGCCGCTTATGACTTCTGTGAGCACTACAGCCCCGACTGTGACTCCCCCCTGCCCAAGACGCAGGCGCAAGACCCCAACACATAT AAGAAGGCCACGCCCATCAAAACCGCCGCCAAAGCCAAGCCCACCCCAGCTAAGCCCGCTAAGGGTGGAAGCTTCAAAATAGTCAAGCCACCCCATCCCAATAAAGCTCCTAAATCTTCCACGGCCAAGCCGCCTAAATCCAAGCCCACCGCCAAACCCACCGCCAAGGCCACTGCCAAGCCCACCGCCACCGCTGTCTTCTTGTCCAAGATCAAGACCACGTCAGCTGCTCAGGTGAAGACCACGAGCGCCCCGGCGAAGAGCGCCAAAGTGGCTGTTGAGAAGAAGACCAACGGAAAAGCTCTCGTGGGGAAAACCGCGCAAACTTCGGCCGAGGTCAAAGGGAACGGAAAGGTGGTTGTTGAGAAGAAGGTTGGAGGAAAGTCCTCCGCCGAGAAGAAAGCCGCGTCCAAGGCCGTCGAGGTGAAAGAAGTCAAGGTCAAAGTGAACGGAAAAACCGAGAGCAAAGTTAGCGGTGAGGCTAAAGCTACGAGCAGCGGCAAAGTTACTGtggtagaaaaaaaaggggCCAAAACTGAAAccactacaaaaacaaaaactgttgTCAAAATAGAGAAGACGACTGTGAGTGCGGCAACGTCCGCATCCAAAGTAGAAGCTACCAAAACGCCAAAGGCCACAAAAGCAGCCAAGGCGGAGCCGACAAAGGCATCGAAAACCTCTCAAGTCAAGTCCGAAGTCAAAGTGAAAACGGTGATCTCCAAAATCCCCGTGGTCAAACCCACCGTCAGCAAATCTATGAATGCGGTAGTGGAGAAGTCATCCGTCGTGAAGAAGGTCCTGACCACCGCCGCTCCTGTCCGACCCACTCCCCCGAGACCCACCAAGTCCAAGGCGGTGCTGGACATGAACATCAAGTCTCTCCACAAACCTTTCCCGCCTTTTGACAAGACGGCGTTGAGTGGCACCGGAGTTCCGGTCAAGAAATATGAGTCCGGTTACCAACAG GCGGCCATCAGAGGACAGAAGGGTGAGAAAGGAGAGCCCGCCGTGCTCGAACCT GGCATGCTGATCGAGGGACCACCTGGACCTGAAGGCCCTGCT GGACCTACCGGTCCCTCTGGTACCTCTGGTCCTCCTGGCTCTGTCGGTGATCCCGGTGAGAGG GGACCTCCTGGTAAGGCCGGTCTGCCCGGTGCTGACGGAGTTCCCGGACCACCCGGATCCTCCGTTATGCTGCCT TTCCGCTTCGGCCAGAGTGGAGGAGATAAGGGTCCTGCCGTGTCTGCTCAGGAAGCCCAAGCTGCCGCCATTTTGTCTCAGGCCAGG ATGGCTCTGAAAGGACCTCCTGGACCAATGGGATTCACCGGACGTCCCGGACCCCTG GGAAATCCAGGAAGTCACGGTCTAAAAGGAGAAAGTGGAGATCCTGGTCCTCAG GGACCCAGGGGAACTCAAGGTTTGATGGGACCACCAGGCAAAGCTGGAAGGAGA GGCCGCGCTGGAGCTGATGGAGCCCGGGGAATGCCCGGAGAGACAGGCAATAAG GGTGACCGCGGATTTGATGGTCTTCCCGGTTTGCCAGGCGACAAAGGACACAGG GGCGATACTGGATCACTGGGCCCCCCAGGACCTCAAGGAGAGGACGGCGAAAGG GGCGACGACGGTGAGGTCGGACCCAGAGGTCTCCCCGGCGAAGCT GGACCTCGTGGCTTGCTCGGCCCTAAAGGTCCTCCAGGAATTCCCGGCCCTCCT GGCGTTCGAGGAAATGATGGGCCCGTTGGTCCTAAGGGCAACCTG GGTCCTCAAGGAGAGCCCGGGCCTCCAGGTCAGCAGGGGACATCAGGAACTCAG GGAATGCCAGGACCTCAGGGACCCAATGGACCTCCAGGAGAGAAG GGGCCCACGGGAAAACCAGGTCTGCCAGGAATGCCAGGCGCCGACGGTCCTCCT GGTCACCCAGGAAAAGAGGGACCCACTGGCACCAAAGGAAACCAG GGCCCCAATGGCCCTCAAGGAGCTATCGGTTATCCTGGCCCTCGTGGTATCAAG GGCGAGCAAGGAATCCGAGGACTGAAGGGTCACAAGGGAGAGAAG GGAGAAGACGGCTTCCCCGGAATCAAGGGAGACTTTGGTGTCAAAGGAGAGAGG GGTGAGATCGGCGTGTCAGGCCCCAGAGGAGAAGACGGTCCTGAGGGGCCAAAGGGACGAGTCGGACCCCCCGGTGAGCTCGGTCCCCTCGGTCCTATCGGAGAGAAG GGAAAACTTGGCGTTCCCGGACTTCCCGGCTACCCCGGAAGACAAGGACCCAAG GGATCTCTAGGATCTCCAGGATTCCCTGGCTCAAATGGCGAGAAAGGAACAAGG GGTCTGGCAGGAAAAGCAGGCCCAAGAGGACAAAGAGGACCAACA GGTCCCAGAGGACAGCGAGGACCACGAGGCGCCACTGGAAAGCCAGGCGCTAAG GGAACTTCAGGAAGTGACGGCCCCCCTGGTCCACTTGGAGAGAGG GGACTGCCCGGACCTCAAGGAGCCAACGGATTCCCCGGACCAAAGGGACCTCCT GGACCACCAGGAAAGGATGGACTGCCCGGACACCCCGGACAGAGAGGCGAAGTT GGTTTCCAAGGAAAGATGGGTCCACCAGGACCTCCTGGAGTCGTGGGACCTCAG GGTCCATCTGGAGAGACCGGCCCCTTGGGCGAGCGTGGCCATCCCGGACCCCCGGGTCCACCTGGAGAGCAGGGACTTTCTGGCCCATCAGGCAAGGAAGGCACAAAGGGAGACCCGGGCCCCCCAGGAGGTCCAGGTAAAGATGGACCCCCTGGACTGAGAGGCTTCCCTGGAGAGAGAGGACTGCCTGGTACCCCC ggcgGTGGAGGACTGAAGGGAAGCGAAGGACCTGCTGGACCTCCTGGACCTGCT GGATCTCCTGGAGAGAGAGGGCCCGCTGGCACTGCCGGACCTGTCGGACCCCCTGGTAGACCAGGCCCACAAGGACCACCTGGCAACGCTGGAGAGAAAGGTGTTCCT GGTGAGAAAGGCCCAATCGGCCCTGCCGGTCGGGATGGAGTTCAAGGTCCAGTGGGTCTTCCGGGCCCTGCTGGATCCCCAGGAGGACCTGGAGAGGATGGCGACAAG GGTGAGGTGGGCGAGCCTGGTCAGAAGGGAGCCAAGGGTGGCAAAGGAGAGCAT GGACCTCCTGGTCCACCCGGGCCCATGGGTCCCGTCGGCCAACCTGGTCCAGCC GGTGCTGATGGAGAGCTCGGTCCAAGAGGCCAACAGGGGCCTTTTGGTGCCAAAGGAGATGAAGGATCCCGAGGATTCCCCGGTGCACCCGGACCCATCGGACTGCAGGGACTGCCAGGACCACCAGGCGAGAAGGGAGAGAACGGAGACGTTGGACCTCTG GGACCTCCTGGCCCACCAGGACCTCGCGGCCCTGCTGGACCCAACGGTGCTGAT GGCCCTCAAGGTCCTCCTGGAGGTTTGGGTAATCCTGGATCTAGTGGAGAGAAG GGAGAGCCTGGAGAGGCTGGGCCACCTGGAATCGGAGGAGAACCAGGAAAGAAG GGTCCTCGAGGCGAGCGCGGAGAGAAGGGAGAGGCCGGACAACCTGGAACGGCTGGCGCCGCTGGAGGACGAGGAAGGCCTGGGGATGATGGACCTAAAGGAAACCCT GGCCCAGTTGGCTTCCCCGGTGATCCTGGTCCCCCCGGTGAGGTCGGACCCAGA ggtcaagatggtgccaaaggaGAGCAAGGAGAAAATGGCGAACAGGGAGAATCT GGCTCGCCCGGTCCACCCGGAGAGAACGGATCTCCTGGCCCACCAGGAAAGAGA GGTCCTGCTGGAACAAGAGGACCTGAGGGACGGCAAGGAGAGAAGGGAACCAAG GGCGAAACGGGTGCACTCGGCCCACCAGGAAAGACAGGTCCCGTCGGTCCTCAAGGCCAACCAGGAAAGACAGGAACTGAGGGTCTGCGAGGTCTTCCCGGATCAGTG GGTGAGCAAGGATCTCCTGGCCCTGCAGGACCAAAAGGACCACCCGGACCTGTT GGACCTCCGGGTTTGCTTGGTCTGCGTGGAGACCCCGGGGCTAAAGGAGAGAAGGGACATCCAGGTCTTATTGGACTTATCGGACCTTCAGGAGAACAGGGAGAGAAGGGAGACCGAGGTCTACCCGGACCTCATGGAACTGGCGGACCCAAAGGAGAAACT GGAATGCCTGGAGGCACCGGACCTCTCGGCCCTGCTGGTCCTCCTGGTCTTCCT GGTCCTCAAGGAGTCAAAGGCGCTAAGGGTGCCTCT GGAGGATCTGGTCCCAAAGGAGAAAAGGGTGTTCCAGGAGCTCCAGGACTTCCT GGCCCACCTGGTGAGGTCATCCAGCCACTCCCCATCCAGAGGAGTCCCAAGTCCAAGCGCTCCATCGACGCCAGCCAAATGCTCCCCGACCTGGAGATGCCCGCCTCTGACACCGCCGGCACCGAGTTCTTGATGCCCAGCGAGGGCATGGAAGAGATCTTTGGTTCCCTCAACTCACTACGACAGGAGATCGAGACCATGCGCTTCCCGATGGGAACGCAGGACAGTCCCGCAAGAACCTGCCAGGATCTCCGCCTCAGCCAGCCTGAGCTCCAAGACG GAGAGTACTGGATTGACCCCAACCAGGGCTGCTCCAGAGATTCCTTCAAGATCTTCTGTAACTTCACCAGCGGTGAGACGTGCCTGTATCCCAACAAGAACATCAACATG GTGAAGATGGACTCGTGGAAAAAAGAGACTCCAGGTTCCTGGTACAGTGAGTTTGCCACCGGCGGAAAG TTCTCCTACGTGGACTCTGACGGCGAGccagtgggcgtggtccagttGGGATTCCTGCGCCTCCTGAGCGTGGTCGCCCGCCAAAACCTGACCTACCACTGCCACCGCTCGGTGGCCTGGGCCGACCAGAGCGCCAAGGACAACCACGATAGGGCGCTGCACTTCCAGGCCGCTAACGAAGAGGAGCTGAGCTACGAGACCAACCCGTACATCAAAGCGCTGGTGGACGGATGTTCT TATCGCAAAGGCTTTGACAGGACGGTGCTGGAGATCAACACGCCACAGGTGGAACATCTTCCTCTGCTGGACATCAAAGTGTCGGACTTTGGGGAGAGTAACCAACAGTTTGGATTTGAAGTGGGACCTGTGTGCTTCCAAGGCTAA